In Anser cygnoides isolate HZ-2024a breed goose chromosome Z, Taihu_goose_T2T_genome, whole genome shotgun sequence, a genomic segment contains:
- the ST8SIA3 gene encoding alpha-N-acetylneuraminate alpha-2,8-sialyltransferase ST8SIA3 codes for MRSCKMVRVASVLGLVMLSIALLILSLISYVSLKKDNIFGAPRAAGAGGPRMYMFHAGFRSQFALKFLDPSFVPITNSLTHELQEKPSKWVFNRTAFAHQRQEILQHVDVIKNFSLTKNSVRIGQLMHYDYSSHKYVFSISNNFRSLLPDVSPILNKHYNICAVVGNSGILTGSQCGQEIDKSDFVFRCNFAPTEAFQKDVGRKTNLTTFNPSILEKYYNNLLTIQDRNNFFLSLKKLDGAILWIPAFFFHTSATVTRTLVDFFVEHRGQLKVQLAWPGNIMQHVNRYWKNKHLSPKRLSTGILMYTLASAICEEIHLYGFWPFGFDPNTREDLPYHYYDKKGTKFTTKWQESHQLPAEFQLLYRMHGEGLAKLTLSHCA; via the exons ATGAGGAGCTGCAAGATGGTGCGGGTGGCCagcgtgctggggctggtgaTGCTGAGCATCGCGCTGCTCATCCTCTCCCTCATCAGCTACGTCTCGCTCAAGAAGGACAACATCTTCGgcgcgccccgcgccgccggcgcgggggggccccgcATGTACATGTTCCACGCGGGATTCAG GTCGCAGTTCGCGCTGAAGTTCCTGGACCCCTCGTTCGTGCCCATCACAAACTCCCTGACCCACGAGCTGCAGGAGAAGCCCTCCAAGTGGGTGTTCAACCGGACCGCGTTCGCGCACCAGAG gCAAGAAATCCTTCAGCATGTCGATGTAATAAAAAATTTTTCTTTGACCAAGAATAGTGTTCGGATTGGACAGCTGATGCATTATGATTATTCCAGCCATAAGTACGTTTTTTCTATTAGTAATAACTTCAGATCACTGCTTCCAGACGTGTCACCGATCCTGAATAAGCATTACAACATTTGTGCCGTGGTTGGAAATAGCGGAATCCTGACCGGGAGTCAGTGCGGACAAGAAATAGATaaatctgattttgtttttcgtTGCAATTTTGCTCCAACTGAGGCATTCCAAAAAGATGTTGGAAGGAAAACCAATCTCACAACCTTCAACCCCAGCATCCTGGAGAAGTATTACAACAATCTTTTGACCATTCAGGATCgcaacaatttctttttaagtctAAAAAAGCTTGATGGAGCCATTCTTTGGATCCCggcttttttcttccacacATCAGCAACAGTCACAAGAACACTGGTTGACTTCTTTGTTGAGCATAGAGGGCAACTAAAGGTCCAGTTGGCTTGGCCAGGAAATATAATGCAACATGTTAACAG gtactggaaaaacaaacacctgtCACCcaagcggctgagcacaggtaTTCTCATGTATACACTTGCTTCTGCCATATGCGAAGAGATTCACTTGTACGGATTCTGGCCGTTCGGGTTCGACCCCAACACAAGGGAAGACCTCCCATACCACTACTATGATAAGAAAGGAACAAAGTTCACAACCAAGTGGCAGGAGTCccaccagctgcctgcagagttCCAGCTGCTCTACAGGATGCACGGTGAAGGACTGGCCAAACTGACCTTGTCGCATTGTGCCTAA